A single genomic interval of Musa acuminata AAA Group cultivar baxijiao chromosome BXJ3-4, Cavendish_Baxijiao_AAA, whole genome shotgun sequence harbors:
- the LOC135635885 gene encoding cytosolic isocitrate dehydrogenase [NADP]-like, giving the protein MAFEKIKVANPVVEMDGDEMTRVFWKSIKEKLIFPFVDLDIKYFDLGLPNRDATDDKVTIESAEATLKYNVAIKCATITPDEARVKEFNLKSMWKSPNGTIRNIVNGTVFREPIICKNVPRLVPGWTKPICIGRHAFGDQYRATDTVIKGPGKLKLVFEGKDEEVALEVFNFTGAGGVALSMYNTDESIRPFADASMATAYQKKWPLYLSTKNTILKKYDGRFKDIFQEVYEAEWKSKFEAAGIWYEHRLIDDMVAYALKSEGGYVWACKNYDGDVQSDFLAQGFGSLGLMTSVLVCPDGKTIEAEAAHGTVTRHYRVHQKGGETSTNSIASIFAWSRGLAHRGKLDDNTRLVDFTQKLEEACVGTVESGKMTKDLALLIHGSSVTRAQYLNTEEFIDAVASELRARLSA; this is encoded by the exons ATGGCGTTCGAGAAGATCAAGGTCGCGAACCCCGTCGTCGAGATGGACG GGGATGAGATGACTCGAGTCTTTTGGAAATCAATTAAAGAAAAG CTCATTTTTCCATTTGTGGACCTGGATATCAAATACTTTGACTTGGGCCTACCTAATCGTGATGCTACAGATGATAAAGTCACAATAGAAAGTGCAGAAGCTACCCTTAA ATATAATGTGGCAATCAAATGTGCAACAATCACTCCAG ATGAAGCTCGGGTTAAGGAATTCAACTTGAAATCCATGTGGAAGAGTCCTAATGGAACAATCAGGAATATCGTGAATG GCACAGTATTTAGGGAGCCAATTATTTGTAAAAACGTCCCAAGGCTTGTTCCAG GATGGACAAAACCAATATGCATTGGAAGGCACGCTTTTGGTGATCAGTACCGTGCAACTGATACAGTTATCAAAGGGCCTGGAAAGCTCAAATTAGTGTTTG AAGGAAAAGATGAGGAGGTTGCACTAGAGGTGTTCAACTTCACTGGTGCAGGCGGAGTTGCCTTATCAATGTACAACACCGATGAG TCAATTCGTCCCTTTGCGGATGCTTCTATGGCTACTGCTTACCAAAAAAAATGGCCCCTTTATCTGAGCACCAAGAATACCATTTTGAAGAAATATGACGGAAG GTTCAAGGATATTTTCCAAGAGGTTTATGAAGCTGAATGGAAATCCAAGTTTGAGGCTGCAGGAATCTG GTATGAACATCGTCTCATTGACGATATGGTTGCATATGCACTAAAGAGTGAAGGTGGTTATGTATGGGCTTGCAAAAACTATGATGGAGATGTGCAGAGTGACTTCTTAGCTCAAG GTTTTGGATCCCTTGGTTTGATGACATCAGTGCTG GTGTGCCCTGATGGGAAAACCATTGAAGCAGAAGCTGCACATGGAACGGTAACTCGTCATTATCGTGTTCACCAAAAGGGTGGTGAAACTAGTACAAACAGTATAGCCTCTATTTTTGCCTGGTCCAGAGGGCTTGCTCACAG GGGAAAGCTTGATGACAACACTAGGTTGGTTGATTTCACCCAGAAATTGGAAGAGGCTTGCGTTGGAACTGTGGAATCTGGCAAAATGACCAAAGATCTGGCCCTTCTCATCCATGGATCCAG TGTTACCCGAGCTCAGTATCTGAACACTGAAGAGTTCATTGACGCTGTGGCATCTGAGTTGAGAGCCAGGCTGTCTGCCTAA
- the LOC135635533 gene encoding large ribosomal subunit protein eL33w-like: MVKGRQGERVRLYVRGTILGYKRSKSNQYENTSLVQIEGVNTKEEVAWYCGKRMAYIYKAKTKTKGTRYRCIWGKVCRPHGNSGVIRAKFKSNLPPKSMGGKVRVFMYPSNI; encoded by the exons ATGGTGAAGGGGCGACAGGGCGAGCGCGTCAG GTTGTACGTTCGTGGGACAATCCTCGGATACAAGAG GTCGAAGTCGAACCAGTACGAGAACACCTCGTTGGTTCAGATCGAGGGTGTGAACACGAAGGAAGAGGTCGCCTGGTACTGCGGCAAGAGGATGGCGTACATATACAAGGCGAAGACGAAGACCAAGGGGACGCGGTACCGGTGCATATGGGGCAAGGTCTGCCGCCCCCACGGGAACAGTGGAGTGATTCGCGCCAAGTTCAAGTCCAACCTCCCGCCTAAATCCATG GGTGGAAAGGTCAGGGTTTTCATGTACCCCAGCAACATATGA